GATATTTGCCGCCTCTATTTGAAAGCGGTAGAAGATAGTGCGATGCAGGGTGTTTATAATGCGGTCGCACCGGAATTTATCACCAATGCCGGGTTTATGAAGACGCTGGCCAAAGAAATGAAGCGTCCTTTTCTTATGCCGCCGATACCGGCTTTTCTGTTGCGGCTCTTTATGGGACAGGCAGCCGATATGGTACTGTATGGCAGTCGCATCTCATCACAAAAGGTGATCGATGCAGGATATGAATTTACTTATCCTTCGGTAAAAGAAGCCATAGAGGTTACTCTCTTGAGAATGAAAGAAAAGGATGAGAATCCGAAAAAGTGAAAGATAACTCTGTTACTGAAAAAGCATCGATGACCCAAATGGATAAGGAGAAAACTTTGAGAGAGGTATACCGGCATCCGTTACTGACGGAAGAGGATCTTACGGTGATTAGGGATGTACATACCGAAGTGATGTTCAATAAAGGAGATTTCTTCCTGAAACGAGGTGAGAGATCAGACAGTTACCTGATCCTTGAAAACGGGCTGATGCGGTCTTTTGTCTATGATTACGACGGGAATGAGATTACGACCGACTTTTTCTCCAACCATGAGGTTGTTATTGAAGTATTGTCACTGTTTCAACAAACCCTTTCGGATGAATATATTCAGGCGCTGACCGACTGCATTTGCTGGAAGATCGATCTGGATCGGTTTGAGATGTTATACCACTCCATCCAGGGATTGAATGAATGGGGACGGGCATGGATGTCGGAGCAGCTTTTCCAGTCAAAACAACGTTCGGTAGAGATGATCACCCAAACAGCGACAGAACGGTATCTGAAGTTGATTAAAGAAAAGCCCCAGGTAATCAGGCAAGCCCCACTAAAGCAGATTGCGACTTATCTGGGAATCACGGACACGTCTTTGAGCCGGATCCGAAAAGAATTAACCATAGGATAAGTCCGCTTACTTTTTCCGTTAGCCATTTTGTGGTATAACCTGAATTTGTGCACTTGTAAGGTTTTCTTGTCATAGGATAAGTGTTTTAAAAAACCGG
This window of the Proteiniphilum saccharofermentans genome carries:
- a CDS encoding Crp/Fnr family transcriptional regulator, whose product is MKDNSVTEKASMTQMDKEKTLREVYRHPLLTEEDLTVIRDVHTEVMFNKGDFFLKRGERSDSYLILENGLMRSFVYDYDGNEITTDFFSNHEVVIEVLSLFQQTLSDEYIQALTDCICWKIDLDRFEMLYHSIQGLNEWGRAWMSEQLFQSKQRSVEMITQTATERYLKLIKEKPQVIRQAPLKQIATYLGITDTSLSRIRKELTIG